A genome region from Oenanthe melanoleuca isolate GR-GAL-2019-014 chromosome 2, OMel1.0, whole genome shotgun sequence includes the following:
- the TYMS gene encoding thymidylate synthase codes for MPAEGELLSAAAARPEPGEQQYLQQVRHILQQGHRREDRTGTGTISVFGMQARYGLRDQFPLLTTKRVFWKGVLEELLWFIKGSTNAKELSAKGVKIWDANGSREFLDKQGFSSREEGDLGPVYGFQWRHFGAEYKDMHTDYSNQGVDQLQKVIETIKTNPDDRRIIMCAWNPKDISQMALPPCHALCQFYVLKGELSCQLYQRSGDMGLGVPFNIASYSLLTYMIAHVTGLKPGEFIHTLGDAHIYLNHVEPLKVQLQREPRPFPKLRILREIKDISDFKAEDFQIENYNPHPPIKMEMAV; via the exons ATGCCCGCCGAAGGGGAGCTGCTGAGCGCCGCGGCCGCCCGCCCCGAGCCCGGCGAGCAGCAGtacctgcagcaggtgaggcacatcctgcagcagggccaccGGCGGGAGGAtcgcaccggcaccggcaccatCTCCGTGTTCGGCATGCAGGCGCGCTACGGCCTCAGAG ATCAGTTTCCGCTGCTCACAACGAAGAGGGTGTTCTGGAAGGgagtgctggaggagctgctgtggttcATCAAG GGTTCTACAAATGCCAAAGAGCTCTCTGCAAAAGGTGTGAAGATTTGGGATGCTAATGGGTCCCGTGAGTTCCTGGATAAGCAGGgtttcagcagcagagaggaaggtGATTTGGGACCAGTGTATGGTTTCCAGTGGAGGCATTTTGGAGCAGAATACAAAGATATGCACACAG ATTACTCCAACCAAGGAGTTGATCAGTTGCAAAAAGTGATTGAAACGATCAAAACCAACCCAGATGACAGAAGAATCATTATGTGTGCTTGGAATCCCAAAG ATATTTCCCAGATGGCTTTGCCTCCATGCCATGCCCTTTGCCAGTTCTATGTTCTAAAAGGTGAATTGTCTTGCCAACTCTATCAGAGGTCTGGAGACATGGGACTAGGAGTGCCTTTTAATATTGCCAGCTATTCACTGCTCACATACATGATAGCCCATGTCACAGGGCTGAAG cctggagagtTCATACACACCTTGGGGGATGCTCACATATATCTGAACCATGTGGAACCTCTAAAAGTCCAA cttcAGAGAGAGCCAAGACCTTTTCCCAAACTCAGAATTCTTCGTGAGATTAAAGACATCAGCGATTTTAAGGCAGAAGACTTTCAGATTGAAAATTATAATCCTCATCCGCCTATTAAAATGGAGATGGCTGTCTAA
- the ENOSF1 gene encoding LOW QUALITY PROTEIN: mitochondrial enolase superfamily member 1 (The sequence of the model RefSeq protein was modified relative to this genomic sequence to represent the inferred CDS: substituted 2 bases at 2 genomic stop codons), which yields MQQWLERDEQKMLKDGYLAYSGSYSWLGYSDQQLKQLHTXALREGWIMYKVKVGAYLQDDIYRLRSTQEMIEIQVCRRTPLPGLSSRRFKMVFISREASRMLNAKQKXEIKEAIEWVTEPAEFKPSCIKEPTSPDEDMYIQMGHASVSKLGALTVLGIGAATKEHCHNRVIFKHLLQAKALRCLQIDSCRLGSVNESLSVLLMAKKF from the exons atgcagcagtggctggaaaGAGATG aacagaaaatgttAAAGGATGGATATCTGGCTTACTCAGGATCCTATTCCTGGCTGGGCTACTCAGACCAGCAGTTAAAACAG TTGCACACATAGGCCTTGAGAGAAGGCTGGATAATGta CAAAGTAAAAGTGGGTGCTTATCTACAGGATGATATTTACAGATTGAGATCTACACAGGAAATGATTG AAATTCAAGTCTGCAGGAGAACCCCACTACCAGGATTGTCTTCTAGAAGatttaaaatggtttttatATCCAGGGAGGCTTCCAGA ATGCtgaatgcaaagcaaaaatgagaaataaaggaagCAATAGAGTGGGTCACTGAACCAGCTGAGTTTAAACCCTCATGTATTAAGGAGCCAACTTCTCCAGATGAGGATATGTATATCCAGATGGGACATGCATCTGTTTCAAAGCTTGGg GCCTTAACAGTGCTAGGAATTGGTGCAGCAACCAAAGAAC ACTGCCACAACAGAGTGATATTTAAACATCTTCTACAAGCCAAGGCCTTGAGGTGCCTTCAAATTgacagctgcaggctgggaagtgTGAATGAAAgcttgtctgtgctgctgatggcCAAAAAGTTCTAG